From a single Calothrix sp. NIES-2098 genomic region:
- a CDS encoding putative glycosyl transferase: protein MNLSAIANSQVTIVVVPRERFSYTRESLESIYEHTNYPFNLIYVDVNSPPHIRDYLREQAQQKQFQLIRSDKYLSPNCARNIGLKQVTSEYVVFFDNDVVVAPNWLKPLVDCAQTTGATLVSPLLCQGTPVHQEVHCAGGETGIRVEKHRRRIVEKIYYQGRQLADIKPQLQQQPTELAEFHCMLVRTEIFQQIGFLDEALLSTKEHVDLCMLIAEAGGTVYLEPESLVTYVPGPPLEWTDLHYYMLRWSDRWELSSLKHLRQKWNLSEDEYFQNRYKRLGSRRHMTIIHPFARKVSIGNFGFRVVAKILRLMDRVLNRWITSW from the coding sequence ATGAACTTATCAGCGATCGCCAACTCCCAAGTTACAATTGTTGTTGTTCCACGAGAGCGTTTTAGCTATACACGCGAATCTTTAGAAAGCATCTACGAGCATACAAACTATCCATTTAATTTAATTTATGTAGATGTCAATTCGCCGCCGCATATCAGAGATTATTTACGAGAACAAGCCCAACAAAAGCAATTTCAACTCATTCGCAGCGATAAATACTTGTCGCCAAACTGCGCGAGAAATATCGGACTCAAACAAGTTACTAGCGAATATGTTGTGTTCTTTGATAACGATGTAGTTGTAGCACCAAATTGGCTCAAGCCATTAGTAGACTGTGCGCAAACAACCGGAGCAACTCTAGTTAGTCCGCTTCTATGTCAAGGTACACCTGTACATCAAGAAGTACATTGTGCGGGAGGAGAAACGGGGATACGGGTAGAAAAGCACAGACGGCGGATTGTTGAAAAGATATATTATCAAGGTCGGCAGTTAGCAGATATCAAACCCCAGCTACAACAACAGCCAACGGAGTTAGCAGAATTTCACTGTATGTTAGTACGCACAGAGATATTTCAGCAAATTGGTTTTTTGGATGAAGCGCTGCTTTCCACAAAAGAACACGTCGATTTGTGTATGTTGATAGCTGAGGCTGGCGGTACAGTCTACCTTGAACCCGAATCTCTCGTTACTTATGTACCGGGGCCGCCACTAGAGTGGACAGACTTACATTACTATATGCTGCGGTGGAGCGATCGCTGGGAATTATCCAGCCTGAAACACCTACGCCAAAAGTGGAACCTTAGCGAAGATGAGTATTTTCAAAATCGATACAAACGCTTAGGTTCAAGACGACACATGACAATTATTCACCCATTTGCCAGAAAAGTGTCGATTGGGAACTTTGGCTTTCGGGTGGTAGCTAAAATTCTGCGTCTGATGGATCGGGTATTAAACCGTTGGATAACTAGCTGGTGA
- a CDS encoding family 1 extracellular solute-binding protein codes for MLYRKPINKLQKFIQKQSFLHIGVFLASLLGIVLFSWIALSQQPVTLNILMTAPDAQPWRQGLIRDFEAENPGIRINLVEGPNATNLLEDLYTSSFILGESPYDLINMDVIWTSKFAAAGWLLPLGDRVSKEELAAFSPKDVEGGRYQDKLYRLPVRSDVGMLYYREDLIKQAGLKPPQTFQDLMQISQTLQQKDKVNWGYVWQGRQYEGLVAMFVEVLDGFGGFWVNPDTLEVGLDRPETIKAIEFLRNTVNQGVSPPGVTTYQEEDTRRLFQSGQVAFLRSWPYAWPLAQAENSPIRGKIGIQPMVHAPGQTGAACLGGWGLGIAKSSRHPEEAWKAIQYFTSREAQRRFILTAGYVPSRRELFTDPEIVAKYPHYPKLLEAVDNAVLRPPIAQYAQTSDILQRYLSAALSGRMNPERAMQAAAAETRRLLEAGRRG; via the coding sequence ATGTTGTACCGCAAGCCAATAAACAAGCTGCAAAAATTCATTCAAAAACAAAGTTTTTTGCATATAGGAGTTTTTCTAGCAAGTCTGTTGGGCATCGTATTGTTCAGTTGGATAGCGCTTTCGCAGCAACCTGTCACCCTGAATATTTTAATGACTGCCCCTGATGCCCAACCTTGGAGACAGGGTTTAATTAGAGACTTCGAGGCGGAAAACCCAGGCATTCGTATTAATCTGGTTGAAGGGCCGAATGCCACAAATTTGCTTGAAGACTTATATACTTCATCTTTTATTTTGGGTGAATCCCCTTATGACCTGATTAATATGGATGTGATTTGGACATCCAAATTTGCTGCTGCTGGATGGTTGCTACCTCTGGGCGATCGCGTTTCCAAGGAAGAGTTGGCAGCATTTTCGCCCAAAGATGTAGAAGGGGGGCGTTATCAGGATAAGCTATATCGCCTGCCAGTGCGTTCCGATGTAGGAATGCTCTACTACCGAGAAGATTTAATTAAACAAGCAGGATTGAAACCGCCGCAAACCTTTCAAGATTTGATGCAAATTTCCCAAACATTGCAGCAGAAAGACAAGGTGAATTGGGGCTATGTTTGGCAGGGTCGCCAATATGAAGGACTCGTGGCGATGTTTGTGGAAGTCCTCGATGGTTTTGGTGGTTTCTGGGTGAATCCCGACACCCTAGAAGTTGGACTAGATCGACCAGAAACAATAAAAGCCATTGAGTTTCTGCGGAATACCGTTAACCAAGGCGTTTCACCTCCCGGAGTTACAACTTATCAAGAAGAAGATACCCGGCGCTTATTTCAAAGCGGTCAAGTAGCATTTCTTCGCAGCTGGCCTTATGCATGGCCTTTAGCCCAAGCAGAAAATTCGCCAATCCGAGGCAAAATTGGCATTCAACCGATGGTTCACGCTCCTGGTCAAACGGGAGCAGCTTGTCTAGGCGGCTGGGGTTTAGGAATTGCCAAATCTTCTAGACATCCCGAAGAAGCTTGGAAAGCAATTCAGTACTTTACCAGTCGCGAAGCACAGCGCCGCTTCATTTTGACCGCAGGTTATGTGCCCAGCCGCCGGGAACTATTTACAGACCCAGAGATTGTTGCCAAATATCCTCACTATCCCAAATTACTGGAGGCCGTAGACAACGCAGTTTTACGTCCACCCATTGCCCAATACGCTCAAACCTCAGATATTTTGCAGCGTTATCTCAGTGCCGCCCTATCCGGTCGCATGAATCCCGAACGCGCCATGCAAGCTGCTGCTGCGGAAACGCGCCGACTGTTAGAAGCGGGGAGGAGAGGATGA
- a CDS encoding Cl- channel voltage-gated family protein, translating to MLPNKPPASNQTQRWTLSQLFGLAKRHPLMISRWVLCWAAVGTVSGLFAGLYWNVLELLVHGLQKFQGASLLFVMPLCGLLIGLAIHFLGNPGEIAAIVDNIHFRNGRLDTRKNPSMIISSLVSISAGGSAGPEAPLVQVTGSFGTWVADRLKLQGEDLRSMSLAAMAAGFTALFGSPLGGAMFALEILHHQHIVEYYEALMPAIVSSCASYLVFAAITRLGIAPTWNFPQYNLVNIDDFALAIAFGILGAVAGWIFIGIFRSCDRLFSHIPGPIYVRTTIAGLGLGSLAAVLPLTRYFGHEELESVVTTNFSAIFLLLLALGKMAAISMTVTGGWRGGFIIPLFFTGACVGKAVAILIPGVNPALAMISTMAAINAAVTRTPISTTLLLSKLTNFSPFTPILFASLMGFFFAPKVPLIASQLKNQTEAVH from the coding sequence GTGCTACCGAATAAGCCTCCAGCTAGCAACCAAACTCAACGTTGGACACTTTCTCAACTTTTTGGCTTGGCAAAGCGACATCCTTTGATGATTTCCCGCTGGGTTTTATGCTGGGCTGCTGTAGGGACTGTTAGCGGTTTGTTTGCTGGTTTGTATTGGAATGTTCTAGAACTGCTGGTTCATGGCTTGCAAAAATTTCAGGGTGCGAGTCTGCTTTTTGTCATGCCACTATGCGGTTTATTAATTGGGTTAGCGATTCATTTTCTGGGGAATCCAGGCGAAATTGCTGCGATAGTTGATAACATTCACTTTCGCAACGGACGGCTGGATACTCGGAAAAATCCCTCAATGATTATCTCTTCTTTAGTCAGCATCTCAGCTGGCGGTAGTGCGGGGCCAGAAGCACCACTAGTACAAGTAACTGGTTCCTTTGGTACTTGGGTAGCCGATCGCTTAAAACTCCAAGGAGAAGATCTCAGATCTATGAGTTTAGCAGCGATGGCGGCTGGCTTCACTGCTTTATTTGGCTCGCCGCTTGGGGGTGCGATGTTTGCCCTAGAGATTTTACACCACCAGCATATTGTGGAATATTACGAAGCTTTGATGCCTGCGATTGTTTCGAGTTGCGCTAGTTATTTGGTGTTTGCAGCAATTACACGTTTAGGAATTGCACCGACTTGGAATTTTCCGCAATACAACTTGGTAAATATTGATGATTTTGCTTTGGCGATCGCCTTTGGTATTCTAGGGGCGGTAGCAGGATGGATTTTTATCGGCATTTTTCGCAGTTGCGATCGCTTATTTTCTCATATCCCCGGGCCTATCTATGTGCGCACCACAATTGCAGGCTTAGGATTGGGCAGTTTAGCAGCTGTTTTGCCGCTAACCCGTTATTTTGGTCATGAAGAATTGGAATCTGTCGTTACTACTAACTTTTCTGCTATTTTTCTTTTGCTGCTAGCTTTGGGTAAAATGGCTGCAATCAGCATGACTGTCACAGGTGGTTGGCGTGGTGGATTTATCATCCCCTTATTTTTTACTGGTGCTTGTGTAGGTAAAGCAGTAGCAATCTTAATTCCAGGAGTCAATCCCGCCTTAGCAATGATTTCTACAATGGCTGCTATTAATGCAGCCGTGACGCGCACACCAATTAGCACCACTTTACTATTATCAAAACTAACTAACTTCAGTCCCTTCACACCCATACTCTTTGCAAGTTTGATGGGATTTTTCTTCGCGCCTAAAGTGCCTTTGATTGCATCTCAACTTAAGAATCAAACAGAAGCGGTTCATTAA
- a CDS encoding sugar ABC transporter permease gives MTNFTLRSREQRTAWILLTPALLLLLFVFAYPILRAFWLSVFTRNLGTELQPVFSGLDNYVRMAGDGRFWQSLWATTVFTTSSVILELLLGLGIALVLNQAFFGRGIVRTTAILPWALPTALIGLAWAWIFNDQFGVVNDILLRLGLIKTGINWLGDPTLATIAVIFADVWKTTPFISILLLAGLQSISQDLYEAYSVDGANAWQQFRNITLPLLLPQILIAVLFRFAQAFGIFDLIAVMTGGGPGGATEVVSLYIYSTVMRYLDFGYGAALVVVTFLILIAAVAIASFLLKKSRAKSGAI, from the coding sequence ATGACTAATTTTACACTCCGAAGTCGGGAACAAAGGACAGCTTGGATATTACTCACGCCAGCGTTACTGCTGCTGTTGTTTGTATTTGCTTACCCGATTTTACGAGCATTCTGGTTAAGTGTATTTACGAGGAATCTGGGTACAGAGTTACAACCCGTATTCTCTGGTTTGGATAATTACGTGCGGATGGCGGGTGATGGTCGCTTTTGGCAGAGTTTATGGGCGACGACGGTGTTCACAACATCATCAGTAATTTTAGAACTACTGCTAGGGCTGGGTATTGCTCTGGTTCTCAATCAGGCATTTTTTGGTCGGGGTATCGTGCGTACAACCGCCATTCTACCTTGGGCGTTGCCGACGGCTTTGATTGGTTTGGCATGGGCTTGGATTTTTAACGACCAGTTTGGCGTTGTCAACGATATTCTGCTGCGGCTGGGACTGATTAAAACGGGAATTAACTGGTTAGGAGATCCAACGCTGGCAACGATCGCAGTAATTTTTGCTGATGTTTGGAAAACTACGCCTTTTATTAGTATCTTGCTGCTAGCTGGGTTGCAGTCGATATCACAAGACCTTTATGAAGCTTACTCAGTTGATGGGGCAAATGCTTGGCAACAATTCCGCAATATTACCCTGCCACTGCTGCTACCGCAAATCTTAATTGCAGTGTTATTTCGATTTGCTCAAGCTTTCGGAATTTTTGACTTGATTGCTGTAATGACTGGGGGTGGCCCTGGTGGCGCTACGGAAGTGGTGTCGCTGTACATCTACTCTACAGTGATGCGCTACTTAGATTTTGGTTATGGAGCAGCTTTAGTAGTAGTGACATTTTTAATATTAATTGCTGCGGTGGCGATCGCTAGTTTCTTGCTAAAAAAATCTCGTGCCAAATCAGGAGCCATTTAA
- a CDS encoding CheR methyltransferase, SAM binding domain protein — MKQTMGISTSDFQFLRELVYKHSAVVLHADKTYLAELYLQPIAESAGFATIADLVNYLKTQPFSSLHSQVIESLVTNETSFFRDYHPFEALKKYVLPELIDKKAIERSLNIWCAACSHGQEPYSIAMLIKEHFPILANWSVKIIASDFSSKVLARARQGRYNQLEIQRGLPKNLRDRYFQQLDRDWQIHEEILQMVEFRQINLIQSWPYFPKSDAIFLRNVLIYFDIPTKKALLKKIKQQLSPDGYLFLGNAETTINLDASFKRVQFDKAICYRLNN; from the coding sequence ATGAAACAGACTATGGGCATAAGCACCAGTGATTTTCAATTTCTCCGAGAATTAGTTTACAAGCATTCAGCAGTTGTCTTGCACGCTGATAAAACTTATTTAGCAGAGCTATACTTACAGCCAATTGCGGAATCAGCCGGATTCGCTACAATAGCTGATTTAGTCAATTACTTAAAAACTCAACCTTTCAGCAGTCTTCACAGCCAGGTAATTGAGTCACTAGTTACCAATGAAACATCCTTTTTTCGAGATTATCATCCCTTTGAAGCACTAAAAAAATATGTGCTGCCAGAGTTGATTGATAAAAAAGCCATTGAGCGATCGCTGAATATTTGGTGTGCAGCCTGCTCTCATGGGCAGGAACCTTACAGCATCGCTATGCTAATTAAAGAACATTTTCCTATACTTGCCAATTGGTCTGTCAAAATAATTGCCAGCGATTTTTCTAGCAAAGTCTTAGCCAGAGCCAGACAAGGACGTTATAACCAACTAGAAATTCAGCGCGGACTACCGAAAAATTTGCGCGATCGCTATTTTCAGCAACTAGATCGCGACTGGCAAATTCACGAGGAAATTCTTCAAATGGTGGAATTTCGCCAGATAAATCTCATACAATCTTGGCCTTACTTTCCCAAAAGTGACGCGATATTTTTACGCAACGTTTTAATTTACTTTGATATCCCAACCAAAAAAGCCTTACTCAAAAAAATCAAGCAGCAACTAAGTCCAGATGGCTACTTATTTCTCGGTAATGCTGAAACAACTATTAACCTAGATGCATCATTCAAGCGCGTTCAATTTGATAAAGCTATCTGCTACAGATTAAATAATTAA
- a CDS encoding putative glycosyltransferase, which produces MKIAVVVGYFPVLSETFIVNQIIGAIDRGHRVDIYAYQPANTTKVHPNIKNYQLLNRTVYQPHIPLNYFLRLLKAIKLLITNFRKNPLVLLRSLNFFKYGRWAASLRLFYSVIPLLESNSYDIIHCQFGTFAREAIIWRDIGAIKGKLITSFRGYDITWFVHEYGEHIYDELFKKGDFFLANCQYFQKKAIQIGCDRQKIVVHASGIDCSQFKFKFRLAPGENDKIYLATTCRLIEKKGIEYSIRAVAEVIKIYPNIEYNIIGDGHLKTELQQLIKHLNVGDKINLLGWRNQTEIIEILDKSHIFIAPNVTTHDGNIDAPINTLKEAMAMGLPVISTLHGGIPELVEDRISGFIVPERDVAAMAEKIIYLIKHPEIWTKMGKAGRAYVEANYNINKLNDELIQIYQQVSNKKAEVERQRAEGNSHAKIGGI; this is translated from the coding sequence ATGAAAATAGCTGTTGTAGTTGGATATTTTCCCGTATTATCGGAAACATTTATTGTCAATCAAATTATAGGTGCAATCGACCGAGGGCATAGAGTTGATATATACGCTTATCAACCAGCTAATACTACTAAAGTACATCCAAATATTAAGAATTATCAGTTGTTAAATCGGACTGTTTATCAACCGCATATACCGCTAAATTACTTTTTACGGCTCCTGAAAGCGATAAAATTACTAATTACAAATTTTCGGAAAAATCCTTTAGTTCTACTGCGATCGCTAAATTTTTTCAAATATGGCAGATGGGCAGCTTCTTTAAGATTATTTTATTCAGTTATACCTTTATTAGAGTCTAATTCCTACGATATCATTCATTGTCAGTTTGGCACATTTGCCCGCGAAGCCATAATTTGGCGCGATATCGGTGCGATTAAAGGAAAGTTGATTACTTCGTTTCGCGGCTACGATATCACCTGGTTTGTGCATGAATATGGAGAACATATTTATGACGAACTCTTTAAAAAAGGTGATTTTTTCTTAGCCAATTGTCAATACTTTCAAAAAAAAGCGATTCAAATAGGATGCGATCGCCAAAAAATTGTTGTACATGCTTCGGGAATAGATTGCAGCCAGTTTAAATTTAAATTCAGACTGGCTCCGGGTGAAAACGATAAAATTTACCTGGCTACAACTTGCCGCCTAATTGAAAAGAAAGGCATAGAATATAGCATCCGTGCTGTTGCTGAGGTAATAAAAATTTACCCTAATATCGAATACAATATCATTGGGGATGGGCATTTAAAAACCGAGTTACAGCAATTAATTAAACACTTAAATGTGGGTGATAAAATCAACCTTTTGGGATGGCGAAATCAGACAGAAATTATTGAAATACTAGATAAATCTCATATTTTTATTGCTCCCAACGTCACAACTCACGATGGGAATATAGATGCTCCCATCAACACTTTAAAAGAAGCAATGGCTATGGGTTTACCAGTCATTAGTACTTTACATGGTGGTATTCCAGAACTGGTAGAAGATAGAATTTCTGGTTTTATTGTACCTGAACGAGATGTTGCAGCAATGGCGGAGAAAATAATTTATTTAATAAAGCATCCAGAAATATGGACAAAGATGGGTAAAGCCGGACGCGCTTATGTAGAAGCAAACTACAATATCAACAAGCTTAACGATGAATTAATCCAAATTTATCAACAAGTCAGTAATAAGAAGGCAGAAGTAGAAAGGCAAAGGGCAGAAGGTAATTCTCATGCAAAGATAGGAGGTATTTAA
- a CDS encoding 1A family penicillin-binding protein, translated as MSSSKVFTDHVGTRTTSPNVEFFREVGQVAGVTLLSIAMLTSSVLAGGLVGLAISFRNLPDVRQLRNFFPEETTYIYDIKGKLLAGIHGEANRKVVPLDDISPNLKRAVLASEDSHFYVHHGINPAGIGRAALVNWAAGSVREGGSTITMQLVKNIFLSKKRAFTRKIAEAVLAIRLEQIFGKDQILEMYLNQVYWGHNNYGVQTAARTYFDKSAANLTLGESAMMAGLIQAPEQYSPFVNMKLAKQKQKEVLGRMLELKWINEQEYNQALQQKIKLGKIRSFQGSALPYVSNTAVQEIIKKFGRAALLKGGMRVQTTVDANFQKLAEDTIKEWHKTLEGRGLYKNQMALVAIDPRTHFIKALVGGIDSKAGEFNRATQALRQPGSSFKPFVYYTAFASGKFTPSTTIVDSPVSYRDGDGWYYPRNYDGGFMGAMPIRTALALSRNVPAVKIGKAVGMNKVIDTCRTLGITSPMVAVSSLPLGAIGVTPLEMASAYATFANYGWQSPPTVIARITDSSGNVLLDNTPKPQQVLDPWASAALIDVMQTVVKEGTGKGAALDRPVAGKTGTTSAEKDIWFIGSVPQLTTAIWVGRDDNKQLASGATGGGMVTPVWKDFMEKALKDVPVMKFKSPSEFTRPKAN; from the coding sequence GTGTCTTCGTCAAAAGTTTTTACAGACCATGTAGGCACTCGGACTACTTCACCTAATGTCGAGTTTTTCAGAGAAGTAGGTCAAGTAGCTGGTGTTACTCTCTTATCGATCGCTATGCTGACAAGTTCTGTTCTGGCTGGAGGACTGGTTGGTTTAGCGATTAGTTTTCGTAATTTACCAGATGTTAGACAACTACGAAACTTCTTTCCAGAAGAAACAACTTATATCTATGACATTAAAGGTAAGCTTTTAGCAGGTATACATGGGGAAGCTAACAGGAAAGTTGTACCACTAGATGATATTTCCCCAAATTTAAAACGAGCAGTATTAGCTAGTGAAGATAGCCACTTCTACGTTCACCACGGTATTAACCCCGCCGGTATTGGACGTGCTGCGTTAGTCAATTGGGCAGCAGGTAGCGTCCGGGAGGGGGGTTCTACAATCACCATGCAGTTGGTGAAAAATATCTTCCTATCTAAGAAGCGTGCTTTTACTCGCAAAATAGCAGAAGCGGTACTGGCAATTCGGTTAGAGCAAATTTTTGGGAAAGACCAAATTTTAGAAATGTACCTCAATCAAGTTTATTGGGGTCACAATAACTATGGCGTGCAAACCGCAGCACGAACTTACTTTGACAAATCAGCAGCAAATTTGACTTTAGGCGAATCTGCAATGATGGCAGGTTTAATCCAAGCGCCAGAGCAATATAGCCCGTTTGTGAACATGAAACTGGCAAAACAAAAACAAAAAGAAGTGCTGGGGCGGATGCTGGAATTAAAATGGATTAACGAGCAAGAATATAATCAGGCTCTCCAGCAAAAAATCAAACTGGGCAAGATTAGATCGTTTCAAGGTAGTGCCCTTCCTTATGTCAGCAATACCGCAGTTCAAGAAATCATTAAAAAGTTTGGGCGTGCTGCATTGCTTAAAGGTGGAATGCGCGTACAAACGACAGTAGACGCCAATTTCCAAAAGTTAGCAGAAGACACTATTAAAGAGTGGCATAAAACCCTCGAAGGTCGGGGATTATATAAAAATCAAATGGCTTTAGTAGCTATCGATCCCCGCACGCACTTTATTAAAGCTTTGGTGGGTGGTATAGATTCAAAAGCTGGCGAATTTAACCGCGCAACTCAAGCGCTACGTCAACCAGGATCTTCTTTTAAGCCATTTGTTTACTATACTGCCTTTGCGAGTGGGAAGTTTACACCAAGTACAACGATAGTCGATTCTCCAGTTAGCTATCGCGATGGTGATGGTTGGTACTATCCCCGCAATTACGATGGTGGTTTTATGGGCGCAATGCCGATTCGTACTGCTTTAGCATTGTCTCGGAATGTGCCTGCGGTCAAGATTGGCAAAGCTGTGGGAATGAATAAAGTCATCGATACCTGCCGTACCTTGGGAATTACGAGTCCAATGGTTGCTGTCAGTTCTTTACCATTGGGTGCAATTGGTGTGACACCATTGGAAATGGCTAGTGCTTATGCAACATTTGCTAATTACGGCTGGCAATCACCACCAACGGTAATTGCTCGGATTACTGATAGTAGTGGCAATGTATTGTTAGATAATACTCCTAAACCTCAGCAAGTTCTTGACCCTTGGGCATCAGCCGCATTAATAGATGTGATGCAGACGGTAGTCAAAGAAGGAACTGGTAAAGGTGCTGCACTAGATCGGCCAGTCGCAGGTAAAACAGGTACAACTTCTGCTGAAAAAGATATTTGGTTTATTGGTTCTGTACCGCAATTAACAACTGCTATTTGGGTAGGAAGAGATGACAACAAACAATTAGCTAGTGGTGCGACAGGTGGAGGTATGGTGACTCCTGTTTGGAAGGATTTTATGGAGAAGGCGCTTAAAGATGTGCCGGTGATGAAATTTAAATCGCCTTCTGAATTTACTCGACCTAAGGCAAATTAA
- a CDS encoding ABC transporter permease protein, which produces MKQQRLNSQLPEVIYTPESRLRHPLKLGKQMWRDLLASRELAWRLMVRDISAQYRQSFLGIAWAFLPPIIMALGFTLAHDANVINIQATDLPYPAYVMFSTALWQTFVEALNGPVQAVILAKPMLARVNFPREALILAKIGEVFFNFGIKLILIVAFFLWFQISVTWTAILAPVAIINLVLLGIFFGILLAPFGVLYQDISRGLSLITGFWLFLTPVVYPVPKQGIFGFLVQLNPVTPLLVTARELATTDVISYPYRFWLVSAITLVGLLITWVAFRLAMPFVVERVSS; this is translated from the coding sequence ATGAAGCAGCAGCGTTTAAATTCTCAGCTACCGGAAGTTATTTATACACCCGAAAGTAGATTGAGACATCCCCTAAAATTGGGTAAACAAATGTGGCGAGACTTGCTAGCTTCTCGCGAACTTGCTTGGCGGCTAATGGTGCGAGATATTAGCGCCCAATATCGTCAATCTTTTTTAGGAATAGCCTGGGCTTTTTTACCACCAATAATTATGGCATTGGGCTTTACCCTCGCTCATGATGCTAATGTCATTAATATTCAAGCGACAGATTTACCTTATCCCGCTTATGTGATGTTCAGCACTGCATTATGGCAAACCTTTGTCGAAGCTTTAAATGGGCCAGTGCAAGCTGTTATCTTAGCAAAACCGATGTTAGCAAGAGTCAACTTTCCCAGAGAAGCGCTGATTTTAGCAAAAATAGGCGAGGTATTTTTTAACTTTGGTATCAAGCTAATTTTGATCGTGGCATTTTTTCTCTGGTTTCAAATCTCTGTAACTTGGACAGCCATTCTCGCACCTGTAGCCATAATTAATTTAGTTTTACTGGGAATATTTTTCGGTATTTTATTAGCACCATTTGGAGTCTTATATCAAGATATATCTAGAGGACTCAGTTTAATAACAGGCTTTTGGTTATTCTTAACTCCCGTAGTTTACCCAGTACCAAAACAAGGAATATTTGGGTTTTTAGTACAGCTTAATCCCGTCACCCCTTTATTAGTAACAGCGCGAGAGTTAGCCACAACAGACGTAATCTCATATCCTTATCGTTTTTGGTTAGTAAGTGCAATTACTTTAGTAGGATTATTAATAACCTGGGTTGCCTTCCGTTTAGCTATGCCTTTTGTGGTTGAAAGAGTTAGTTCTTAA
- a CDS encoding protein-glutamate methylesterase CheB, with amino-acid sequence MPKIRVLIVDDAVVVRSRVSKILSSDPELEVVGVAANGRIALAKIPHVNPDAIVLDVEMPDMNGLETLTAIREIYPNLPVIMFSTATYTGATATLEALSLGASDYATKPSNLGSVEATNQHIREELIPKIKVFGAGNNLVSSPSTISDLVVAPVDRRIEQVDVVAIGVSTGGPNALTKLLPALPADIGVPILIVQHMPAMFTKLLAERLASKCQIRVDEAVSGAILEPGQAWIAPGDFHMVVQRQKDVVRLLTHQAPPENSCRPSVDVLLRSVAQVYGGKAIAVILTGMGQDGLHGCKCIREAGGQVLAQDKASSVVWGMPSFVANAGLADKILSLDQMASEIIRRVRYNQVPLSGL; translated from the coding sequence ATGCCCAAAATCCGGGTGCTAATTGTTGATGACGCAGTAGTAGTTCGCAGTCGAGTTAGTAAGATATTGTCCAGCGATCCAGAACTAGAGGTGGTAGGAGTTGCGGCTAATGGTCGCATTGCACTGGCCAAGATTCCTCATGTCAATCCTGACGCGATCGTTTTGGATGTGGAAATGCCAGATATGAACGGTTTAGAAACATTAACGGCAATCCGCGAAATTTATCCCAACCTCCCGGTGATTATGTTTAGCACGGCTACGTACACCGGAGCAACTGCAACACTGGAAGCTCTGTCTTTGGGTGCTTCAGATTATGCAACAAAACCTAGTAACTTAGGAAGTGTGGAGGCAACTAACCAACATATCCGTGAGGAATTAATTCCCAAAATTAAAGTATTTGGTGCCGGAAATAATTTAGTCTCCTCACCAAGTACAATTAGTGATTTAGTTGTTGCTCCCGTTGATAGACGTATAGAACAGGTAGATGTTGTTGCAATTGGGGTTTCTACAGGAGGGCCCAATGCCCTAACCAAACTACTTCCTGCGCTACCAGCTGATATAGGGGTTCCCATCTTGATTGTGCAACATATGCCAGCAATGTTTACAAAACTATTGGCGGAAAGATTAGCTTCTAAATGCCAAATTCGGGTAGATGAAGCAGTTTCCGGAGCAATACTAGAGCCTGGGCAAGCTTGGATTGCACCGGGAGATTTCCACATGGTTGTACAACGTCAAAAAGATGTCGTGCGACTTCTTACCCATCAAGCACCACCAGAAAATTCCTGCCGTCCTTCCGTAGATGTACTGTTGCGTTCGGTAGCACAAGTGTATGGTGGAAAAGCGATCGCAGTCATACTGACGGGGATGGGACAAGATGGGTTACATGGCTGTAAATGTATCCGGGAAGCAGGCGGACAAGTACTAGCACAGGACAAAGCCAGTAGTGTAGTTTGGGGAATGCCGAGTTTTGTTGCGAACGCCGGACTAGCCGATAAAATACTTTCTCTTGACCAAATGGCAAGTGAAATTATCCGCCGAGTTCGTTACAATCAAGTTCCTCTTTCAGGTCTGTAA